One segment of Theobroma cacao cultivar B97-61/B2 chromosome 9, Criollo_cocoa_genome_V2, whole genome shotgun sequence DNA contains the following:
- the LOC18589976 gene encoding pentatricopeptide repeat-containing protein At1g62350, giving the protein MRRLTCSFLGKTCGTIRLLLHDTLTENQRLALVRFYIPGSASSPSLSIWRRKKEMTKESLIAAKELKRLQSNPVRLDRFIRSNISRLLKSDLVSVLAEFQRQDQVFLSMKLYDVVRKEIWYRPDMFFYRDMLMMLARNRKVDESRQVWEDLKREEVLFDQHTFGDLVRAYLDSGLPSEAMDIYEEMRRSPDSPLSLPFRVILKGLLPYPELREKVKDDFLELFPDMIVYDPPEDLFGDEKSKRESESE; this is encoded by the exons ATGCGGCGCTTAACTTGCAGCTTTCTAGGCAAAACTTGTGGAACGATTCGCTTGCTTTTACATGATACTTTGACTGAAAACCAAAGGCTTGCCTTGGTTCGCTTCTACATTCCGGGTTCAGCCTCCAGCCCGAGCTTATCGATATGGAGGCGGAAGAAAGAAATGACCAAAGAGAGCTTGATTGCGGCCAAGGAGCTCAAGCGCCTCCAGTCCAACCCCGTCCGACTGGACCGGTTCATCCGCTCCAACATCTCTCGCTTGCTCAAATCCGATCTCGTGTCTGTTCTCGCCGAGTTCCAAAGACAAGACCAGGTTTTTCTCTCCATGAAG TTATATGATGTGGTGCGAAAAGAAATATGGTACCGGCCAGATATGTTCTTTTACAGGGATATGCTAATGATGCTTGCTAGAAACAGAAAGGTGGATGAATCAAGGCAGGTTTGGGAAGATTTAAAAAGAGAGGAAGTTTTGTTTGATCAGCATACCTTTGGAGACCTTGTTAGAGCATACTTAGATAGTGGACTACCCTCAGAGGCGATGGACATATATGAGGAAATGAGACGATCCCCTGACTCCCCTTTATCTTTGCCTTTTCGAGTAATCCTCAAAGGCCTTCTTCCTTATCCAGAACTGAGAGAGAAGGTCAAAGATGATTTCTTGGAGCTTTTCCCAGACATGATTGTGTACGACCCACCTGAAGACTTGTTTGGAGATGAAAAGTCGAAAAGGGAGAGTGAAAGTGAGTAG